The following are from one region of the Geoalkalibacter subterraneus genome:
- the pgaD gene encoding poly-beta-1,6-N-acetyl-D-glucosamine biosynthesis protein PgaD, which translates to MKPPIIENRRGADPIQRYGQGALTAAFWFGFGMLLRPLVTFAAWLMGGHFLHEAVWTNEGLVSLARVPAMYVVVVLLIGAGLTGWASYNLLRFRNNERRTRQPDPVTPEQIAGFYCVSAGLVHRWQRARRIVMAHDEKGLPVSNRAERDSR; encoded by the coding sequence ATGAAACCGCCCATTATCGAAAATCGACGCGGCGCAGACCCCATTCAGCGTTACGGGCAGGGAGCGCTGACTGCCGCTTTCTGGTTCGGCTTCGGCATGTTGCTGCGGCCATTGGTGACTTTTGCCGCCTGGCTGATGGGGGGACATTTTCTGCATGAGGCGGTCTGGACCAATGAGGGGCTTGTCAGTCTGGCGCGAGTGCCCGCCATGTATGTGGTCGTCGTTCTGTTGATCGGGGCCGGCCTGACCGGGTGGGCGAGCTACAATCTGCTGCGTTTTCGGAACAATGAACGCCGAACGCGCCAGCCCGATCCCGTGACTCCCGAACAAATTGCCGGTTTTTATTGTGTTTCTGCGGGTCTGGTCCATCGATGGCAGCGTGCTCGGCGTATCGTTATGGCTCATGACGAGAAGGGCCTTCCCGTTTCAAACCGTGCAGAAAGAGATTCCCGTTAA
- the pgaC gene encoding poly-beta-1,6-N-acetyl-D-glucosamine synthase: protein MLEVLDTVRDFFIAFLFFYPLFMAYLWMIGAVYYYWRRERGRPSYRNEPKLPHYPGVSLVVPCFNEGAHLVETIEALARQTYPNFEIIAVNDGSSDETGTTLDALAAEYECLRVVHFTGNQGKAMGLRMAAMVSPHEFLVCIDGDALLDPHATTWIMSHFINGPRVGAVTGNPRIRTRSTLLGRVQVGEFSAIIGMIKRAQRIYGRVFTVSGVVSGFRKSALHQVGYWGLDKVTEDIDISWKLQINHWDIRFEPNALCWILMPETLRGLWKQRVRWAQGGYEVLLHNLPRMFRWKVRRMWPVVLEFLVAMAWSYSMLAVAVLWLLGCFLPLPEYLALPSMIPDWPGVVLGLTCLLQFAVSLTIDARYEGGLGRYYYWMIWYPLAFWLISLFSSIVGLPRAIFKRRGRRATWVSPDRGIAGENAGEGS from the coding sequence ATGCTGGAAGTTCTCGACACTGTCCGAGATTTTTTTATTGCGTTTCTGTTTTTCTATCCCCTGTTCATGGCCTATTTGTGGATGATCGGGGCGGTTTACTACTACTGGCGGCGCGAGCGGGGGCGCCCCTCTTACCGGAATGAGCCGAAGCTCCCTCATTATCCCGGTGTCTCACTGGTGGTGCCCTGTTTCAATGAAGGGGCTCATCTGGTGGAGACGATTGAGGCGCTGGCTCGGCAAACCTACCCGAATTTCGAGATCATCGCCGTCAATGACGGCAGCAGCGACGAAACCGGTACGACCCTTGACGCACTTGCCGCTGAGTATGAGTGCCTGCGGGTGGTTCACTTTACCGGCAACCAGGGTAAGGCCATGGGATTGCGTATGGCGGCCATGGTTTCGCCGCATGAGTTTCTGGTCTGCATTGATGGAGACGCTCTGCTCGACCCCCATGCCACCACCTGGATCATGAGCCACTTTATCAACGGCCCGCGAGTAGGGGCGGTGACCGGCAACCCGCGCATACGGACGCGGTCGACGCTGCTGGGAAGAGTCCAGGTCGGAGAATTCTCCGCCATTATCGGAATGATCAAGCGGGCCCAGAGGATTTATGGACGCGTTTTTACCGTGTCGGGTGTGGTTTCCGGGTTCCGCAAGTCGGCCTTGCACCAGGTGGGCTACTGGGGGCTTGACAAGGTGACGGAAGATATCGATATCAGTTGGAAACTGCAGATCAACCACTGGGATATCCGCTTTGAACCCAATGCCCTGTGCTGGATTCTCATGCCCGAGACCCTGCGAGGTCTGTGGAAGCAGCGCGTGCGCTGGGCGCAGGGCGGCTATGAGGTGCTGCTGCACAATCTGCCGCGCATGTTCCGGTGGAAGGTGCGCCGCATGTGGCCCGTGGTGCTGGAGTTTCTGGTGGCCATGGCATGGAGCTACAGCATGCTGGCTGTTGCGGTGTTGTGGCTGCTGGGCTGTTTTCTTCCGCTGCCCGAATACCTCGCTCTTCCTTCCATGATCCCGGACTGGCCGGGCGTTGTTCTGGGACTGACCTGTCTGCTGCAATTCGCCGTGAGTTTGACCATCGATGCGCGTTATGAAGGCGGACTGGGACGCTATTACTACTGGATGATCTGGTATCCGCTCGCCTTCTGGCTGATCAGCCTGTTCTCCTCTATCGTCGGGCTGCCGAGGGCCATTTTTAAGCGTAGAGGGCGGCGGGCGACCTGGGTCAGCCCGGATCGGGGGATCGCCGGAGAGAATGCGGGAGAAGGATCATGA
- the trhA gene encoding PAQR family membrane homeostasis protein TrhA, producing the protein MDPRYYRITQYANILAPGIGFILSIPALILLVAESARHGNSWHIVSCAIFGATLVISYASFTLYHIFKFHARFGRLFKIIDHCAIYLLIAGTYTPFTLVHLRGHWGWTLLGLVWGMTLVGFVFKFFFVHRFKILAPLIYLAMGWLLIFAVGPATTYIPHPALKLLLAGGLFYSFGLIFYAWKKLPFHHAIWHLFVLAGTVLHYLAVLRHLIPN; encoded by the coding sequence ATGGATCCGCGTTATTACCGCATCACGCAGTATGCCAACATCCTGGCACCGGGGATCGGCTTTATCCTGAGTATCCCCGCCCTGATCCTTCTGGTTGCTGAATCTGCTCGCCACGGCAACTCCTGGCACATCGTCTCCTGTGCCATTTTTGGTGCGACTCTGGTGATTTCCTATGCCTCCTTTACCCTGTATCACATCTTCAAGTTTCATGCGCGATTCGGACGGCTGTTCAAAATCATCGACCACTGCGCGATCTACCTGCTGATCGCCGGAACCTACACCCCTTTTACCCTGGTACATCTGAGGGGACACTGGGGATGGACGCTGTTAGGGCTGGTATGGGGGATGACGCTGGTCGGCTTCGTGTTCAAATTCTTTTTCGTGCACCGCTTCAAAATTCTCGCGCCGCTGATCTATCTGGCCATGGGTTGGCTGCTCATATTCGCAGTGGGACCTGCAACGACCTATATTCCGCACCCCGCGCTGAAACTGCTGTTGGCCGGCGGACTCTTCTACAGTTTCGGGTTGATCTTCTACGCCTGGAAAAAACTGCCCTTTCACCATGCCATCTGGCATCTCTTTGTCCTGGCGGGAACAGTCCTCCACTACCTGGCGGTTCTGCGGCACCTCATCCCGAATTAA
- a CDS encoding ABC transporter substrate-binding protein — protein sequence MMKKVLFSLALFCFALPSSAAEPIKIGAFFDLSGPAAFIGTPTKLVAEMVVEKINQEGGIDGRSLELIINDTEGDPAKAANIAKKFLYKDQVAAIIGPTRTGTGMSVKPIVEKAGIPTFMTVGGDPVIMGGKFGPFTSVFKSPQRSSIAVKRLFIHLQDKGLTRIGLLSASDSFGKDGARWMEELAPQYGIEIVAHESFGPKDTDMTAQLTNLKRAQPQALVCWTIGPAGAIVAKNRVQLGIDLPLFQCHGLPDPKYIELAGTAAEGNRMPSTKLMVANELPDSDPQKKVIEEFLRLYQEKGFDRQFPINTHSGYAWDAIMIVAEAMKKAGTKPQALRAAIENTRNHVGVSGIYNLSPDDHNGLDVDSMVIVEVKKAEFTLAD from the coding sequence ATGATGAAAAAAGTCCTGTTTTCTCTCGCTCTATTTTGTTTTGCGCTACCGTCGTCAGCGGCCGAGCCGATTAAAATCGGTGCCTTTTTCGATCTGTCCGGTCCCGCAGCCTTCATCGGCACTCCGACCAAACTGGTCGCTGAAATGGTGGTCGAAAAGATCAACCAGGAGGGTGGCATCGATGGACGCTCCCTCGAACTGATCATCAACGACACTGAAGGCGACCCAGCCAAAGCGGCCAACATCGCCAAGAAATTTCTGTACAAAGATCAGGTCGCGGCCATTATCGGCCCCACCCGTACCGGTACCGGCATGAGCGTCAAGCCGATCGTCGAAAAGGCGGGCATCCCGACCTTCATGACTGTCGGCGGTGATCCGGTCATCATGGGCGGCAAATTCGGGCCGTTCACCTCCGTCTTCAAATCTCCTCAGCGCTCTTCCATCGCCGTCAAAAGGCTTTTCATCCACCTTCAGGATAAAGGCCTGACCCGCATCGGCCTGCTGTCCGCCTCCGACAGCTTCGGCAAGGACGGGGCCCGCTGGATGGAAGAGTTGGCCCCTCAATACGGGATTGAGATTGTCGCGCATGAGTCTTTCGGCCCCAAAGACACCGACATGACTGCGCAGCTGACCAATCTCAAAAGGGCCCAGCCACAGGCCCTGGTGTGCTGGACCATCGGGCCTGCCGGCGCTATCGTCGCGAAGAACCGGGTTCAACTCGGCATTGATCTGCCGCTGTTCCAGTGTCATGGTCTGCCTGACCCCAAATACATCGAGCTGGCTGGTACTGCCGCAGAAGGCAACCGCATGCCGTCCACCAAACTGATGGTCGCAAACGAGCTGCCCGATAGCGACCCTCAGAAAAAGGTAATTGAGGAATTTCTGCGCCTGTACCAGGAGAAGGGTTTCGATCGGCAGTTTCCGATCAACACCCACTCCGGATACGCCTGGGATGCCATCATGATCGTGGCTGAAGCCATGAAAAAAGCCGGTACCAAACCGCAAGCCCTTCGCGCAGCCATCGAAAATACGCGCAATCACGTCGGCGTCAGTGGTATCTACAATCTGTCGCCTGATGACCATAATGGCCTTGATGTCGACTCCATGGTGATTGTCGAAGTCAAAAAGGCCGAATTCACTCTGGCCGACTGA
- the gltB gene encoding glutamate synthase large subunit, translated as MNLAERFKDSCGFGLLASIDNNPSHSMVQDAIKALSRMMHRGAIAADRKTGDGCGLLCAMPERFMRRIAEENGQGLPEKFAVAMLFLTDPQKQLAEFEESCTKNDLRVLFVREVPIDTSALGEYALKRLPVIQQAFVIPAELIATRRFDALLYLTRKEIEHRLDEDPGFYIASFSSSTISYKGLVMPSHIRTLYPDLQCEDFQSSFVIFHQRFSTNTLPQWRLAQPLRTLAHNGEINSLQANRFNALYKFNEAQSPVFRDDELQRLFPILEENGSDSAGLDNMLEFLLANGMDFFKAIRSLIPPPRHNVAHMPARLRSFYEYISSAYEPWDGPAAVSLTGGRHVGCVLDRNGLRPARYTLTTDNRLLVASEYGVLDIPPEQVRERGRLQSGEMLAVDLEAGQFFTSRDIDRYLMDSQPYSEWLTDRTYYLQEFIELQFNDFSDYQPEDLALKQRCFHLTHETLEGMVRPMLEAGKEPTGSMGDDTPMAVFSSEARPFSDFFRQRFAQVTNPPIDPYRERSVMSATIGLGGLGNPLVETPERARRLKSISPILSRDIFDALLSFGDPNKPRFEPCYRHAFFSTTFRKDLEKSLGQLGDQVTRTIREEDVRLVILDDRGLDADHKIIPMAMAVGYLNQLLLSEKLRHRVNFVVVSGEVLDPHSACVLMGYGATAIYPWLLYGTGYALCRRRELSQRETRRALKNIYEAMTKGILKVMSKMGISTVSSYRNAALFDIIGLDRTVVAQCFPGTALHLPGLGYEQIEKRLDHHHQSIFKRSHMEPVYPIELGSRFQNNPLGEHHDFNAQSIVLMHRFAADLKRENYLDFRRWVEGRGLRFVRDFLTWDNSRSAVPLEEVESVEEITRRFDSAAMSLGSISPECHEVLAEAMNILGGHSNSGEGGEDPARYPTVRNSRIKQVASGRFGVTPAYLRSAEQIQIKIAQGAKPGEGGQLPGNKVTPLIATLRYTMPGVTLISPPPHHDIYSIEDLAQLIFDLKQINPGAEICVKLVSSDGVGTIAAGVAKAYADRIIVSGSEGGTGAAPLTSIKHAGNPWELGLIEAHNSLKANDLRERVVLQADGGLKTGTDIVKAALLGAETFGFGTALLVMLGCKMLRVCHLNRCSVGVATQDDILREHFVGTVDKVVAYLRNVAQDVREIMASLGFRSLDELIGRNDLLRVVDAPLAASLDFSNLLQHVEGGSLRTRRNDPFDDNAFEKEVLQEVLPVIRDPRIEVVIERRIRNTNRAFGTLTSGEIAQYYGNTGLPREAVTFRLHGAAGQSLGAFLIEGVNIELKGVANDYVGKGMNGGRIVINPAIYREGSSAVGNTCLYGATGGKLFVVGTAGERFAVRNSGALAVVEGTGDHACEYMTGGTVVILGDTGINFGAGMTGGAAFVYDRAKKFIDKLNRELVEARRIDVDDDSEGKIYLKKILLSYHNRTRSPKAKRILDNFREELAYFWMVTPKDMKAPLNPKEGD; from the coding sequence ATGAACCTCGCTGAACGTTTCAAGGATTCCTGTGGTTTCGGCCTGCTTGCCAGCATAGACAACAACCCCAGCCATTCGATGGTGCAGGATGCCATCAAGGCACTCTCCCGCATGATGCACCGTGGCGCCATTGCGGCCGACCGCAAGACCGGCGACGGCTGCGGTCTGCTGTGTGCCATGCCGGAAAGATTCATGCGCAGGATTGCCGAAGAAAACGGACAGGGACTGCCCGAAAAATTTGCCGTGGCCATGCTCTTTCTCACCGACCCGCAAAAACAGCTGGCGGAGTTCGAGGAAAGCTGTACAAAGAACGATCTGCGGGTACTGTTTGTGCGCGAGGTTCCTATTGACACCTCGGCCCTCGGCGAGTATGCCCTCAAGCGCCTGCCGGTCATTCAGCAGGCGTTCGTGATCCCGGCGGAGTTGATCGCAACCCGGCGTTTCGACGCCCTGCTCTACCTGACGCGCAAGGAAATCGAGCATCGCCTGGACGAAGATCCCGGCTTCTATATTGCCTCCTTTTCCAGCAGCACCATCAGCTACAAGGGGCTGGTGATGCCGAGTCACATTCGCACCCTCTACCCCGATCTGCAGTGCGAGGATTTCCAGTCGTCCTTCGTGATATTTCATCAGCGCTTCAGCACCAATACCCTGCCCCAGTGGCGACTGGCCCAACCGCTGCGCACCCTGGCGCACAATGGCGAAATCAATTCTCTGCAAGCCAACCGCTTCAACGCCCTGTATAAATTCAACGAAGCGCAGAGTCCGGTTTTTCGAGACGACGAGCTGCAGCGGCTTTTCCCGATCCTGGAAGAAAACGGCAGCGACAGTGCCGGCCTCGACAATATGCTCGAATTTCTGCTGGCCAACGGGATGGATTTTTTCAAGGCCATCCGCAGCCTGATTCCACCGCCTCGCCATAACGTGGCCCATATGCCCGCGCGCCTGCGCTCCTTTTACGAATACATTTCTTCGGCCTATGAGCCCTGGGACGGTCCTGCGGCGGTGAGCCTGACCGGCGGCCGCCATGTCGGCTGCGTTCTTGACCGCAACGGCCTGCGCCCGGCACGCTACACCCTGACCACGGACAACAGGCTGCTGGTCGCCAGCGAATACGGAGTGCTCGACATTCCGCCGGAGCAGGTGCGCGAACGGGGGCGTCTGCAGAGTGGAGAAATGCTGGCCGTCGATCTTGAAGCCGGACAGTTCTTCACCTCCCGTGACATCGATCGTTACCTGATGGACTCCCAGCCCTACAGCGAGTGGTTGACCGACCGCACCTACTATCTGCAGGAGTTTATCGAGCTGCAGTTCAACGATTTCAGCGATTACCAACCGGAGGATCTCGCGCTGAAGCAGCGCTGTTTCCATCTCACCCATGAAACCCTCGAAGGGATGGTCCGCCCCATGCTCGAAGCGGGCAAAGAGCCGACCGGGTCCATGGGGGACGATACCCCGATGGCGGTTTTTTCCTCCGAGGCGCGCCCCTTCAGTGATTTTTTCCGCCAACGCTTTGCCCAGGTCACCAATCCGCCCATCGATCCGTACCGCGAAAGATCGGTGATGTCGGCCACGATCGGTCTTGGCGGGCTCGGAAACCCGCTGGTGGAGACGCCGGAACGGGCCCGCCGCCTGAAAAGCATCTCCCCCATTCTTTCACGGGATATCTTCGATGCACTGCTGTCCTTTGGCGATCCGAACAAACCGCGCTTCGAACCCTGCTATCGACACGCCTTCTTCTCGACAACCTTCAGAAAGGACCTAGAAAAAAGCCTGGGGCAACTCGGTGACCAGGTCACGCGCACCATACGCGAGGAGGATGTGCGCCTTGTCATTCTCGATGACCGGGGTCTCGATGCCGACCACAAAATTATCCCCATGGCCATGGCAGTCGGATACCTCAACCAGCTTCTGCTGAGCGAAAAGCTGCGCCACCGGGTCAACTTCGTCGTCGTCAGCGGTGAAGTTCTTGACCCCCACAGCGCCTGCGTCCTGATGGGGTACGGCGCAACAGCCATCTACCCCTGGCTGCTCTACGGCACCGGCTATGCGCTGTGCAGACGGCGCGAGCTGTCTCAGCGCGAGACTCGGCGGGCGCTGAAAAACATCTATGAAGCCATGACCAAGGGGATTCTCAAGGTGATGTCGAAAATGGGGATCAGTACCGTCTCGAGCTACCGCAACGCGGCCCTTTTCGACATCATCGGCCTCGACCGCACTGTTGTTGCGCAGTGCTTCCCCGGCACGGCACTGCATCTGCCCGGACTCGGCTATGAACAGATCGAGAAACGCCTGGATCATCACCACCAGAGCATTTTCAAACGCAGTCATATGGAGCCGGTCTACCCCATTGAGCTCGGCAGTCGGTTTCAGAACAACCCCCTGGGCGAACACCACGACTTCAATGCCCAGTCCATAGTCCTGATGCATCGCTTCGCCGCGGATCTCAAGCGGGAGAACTATCTTGATTTCCGTCGCTGGGTCGAAGGTCGCGGCCTGCGTTTCGTGCGTGACTTTCTGACTTGGGACAACTCCCGCTCTGCCGTTCCCCTGGAGGAAGTGGAGTCGGTGGAAGAGATCACCAGGCGTTTTGATTCGGCGGCCATGTCGCTGGGATCCATCTCGCCGGAATGCCATGAAGTCCTGGCAGAGGCCATGAACATTCTGGGTGGCCACTCCAACAGCGGCGAAGGCGGCGAAGATCCGGCCCGTTACCCTACAGTGCGCAACAGCCGTATCAAGCAGGTCGCCTCGGGGCGCTTTGGTGTTACACCGGCATACCTGCGCAGCGCCGAACAGATTCAGATCAAGATCGCCCAGGGCGCCAAGCCCGGTGAAGGGGGGCAGCTTCCCGGCAACAAGGTCACGCCCCTCATTGCCACCCTGCGCTATACCATGCCCGGCGTCACGCTCATTTCACCGCCGCCTCATCACGATATCTATTCCATCGAAGACCTGGCCCAGTTGATCTTCGATCTCAAGCAGATCAATCCCGGGGCGGAGATCTGTGTCAAGCTGGTTTCAAGCGACGGCGTCGGCACCATCGCCGCTGGGGTCGCCAAAGCCTATGCCGACCGCATCATCGTTTCGGGCAGTGAAGGCGGTACCGGTGCGGCACCGCTGACCTCCATCAAGCATGCGGGCAACCCCTGGGAACTGGGACTGATCGAGGCCCACAACAGCCTCAAGGCCAACGATCTGCGCGAACGGGTGGTCCTGCAGGCCGACGGCGGCCTCAAAACCGGTACGGACATCGTCAAGGCCGCATTGCTCGGTGCCGAGACCTTCGGCTTCGGCACCGCCCTTCTGGTGATGCTCGGCTGCAAAATGCTCAGAGTCTGTCACCTCAATCGCTGCTCTGTCGGTGTCGCCACTCAGGACGATATTCTACGCGAGCATTTTGTCGGCACCGTCGACAAGGTCGTAGCCTACCTGCGCAACGTTGCGCAAGACGTGCGTGAGATCATGGCCTCTCTCGGCTTCCGCTCCCTGGACGAATTGATCGGGCGCAACGATCTGCTGCGTGTCGTCGATGCGCCCCTGGCTGCCAGCCTTGATTTCTCCAATCTGCTGCAGCATGTTGAAGGAGGCAGCCTGCGCACCAGGCGCAATGATCCCTTCGACGACAACGCGTTTGAAAAAGAGGTTCTGCAGGAAGTCCTGCCGGTCATTCGCGACCCACGTATCGAGGTGGTGATCGAGCGGCGCATCCGCAACACGAACCGCGCGTTCGGCACCCTCACCAGTGGCGAAATCGCCCAGTATTACGGCAATACCGGCCTGCCGCGGGAGGCCGTGACCTTTCGTCTGCACGGTGCCGCCGGGCAGTCGCTGGGCGCCTTTCTGATCGAAGGCGTCAATATCGAACTCAAGGGGGTCGCCAACGACTACGTCGGCAAAGGAATGAACGGCGGCAGGATTGTCATCAATCCCGCCATCTACCGCGAAGGGTCGTCAGCAGTCGGCAATACCTGCCTTTACGGCGCGACCGGCGGCAAGCTGTTTGTGGTCGGCACCGCCGGTGAGCGTTTCGCGGTCCGCAATTCCGGCGCACTGGCAGTGGTTGAGGGGACCGGCGACCACGCCTGCGAATACATGACAGGCGGCACGGTGGTGATCCTCGGCGACACGGGCATCAACTTCGGCGCAGGCATGACCGGCGGCGCCGCATTCGTCTACGACCGGGCCAAAAAATTCATCGACAAGCTCAACCGTGAACTGGTCGAGGCGCGCCGCATCGATGTGGACGACGACAGCGAAGGCAAGATCTATCTGAAAAAAATCCTGCTCAGCTATCACAACCGGACCCGCAGCCCCAAGGCCAAGCGCATCCTCGACAATTTCCGCGAGGAACTGGCCTATTTCTGGATGGTGACGCCCAAGGATATGAAAGCGCCGCTGAACCCGAAAGAAGGGGATTAA
- a CDS encoding glutamate synthase subunit beta, with protein sequence MQNFIDTNRHEPQKKSVATRVRGFEEIYRFYNRAQAASQAERCIQCGDPFCATLGCPLGNAIPQWLGAIADEDLETAFLLSNETSPFPEILGRICPQSRLCEGACTLEDGYGAITIGAIEASITDLAFAHGLEIPFPGIRHKQRVAVIGSGPAGFSCAHFLLRAGIGVDMFERSSIPGGLMAIGIPNFKLDKEIVQRRFKILARAGLTLHLNREVGREIAFEQLLEDYDAVFLGVGACGGQLPKLAHERHGSVFLAMEFLSEVQTRLSGGKMHRRFDVRGRRVVVIGGGDTAMDCVRTALREGAETVTCVYRRDEENMPGSRKEYHNAVEEGAEFFFLRSPTRIVVNEDARLTGIEVIRTRLSHADESGRRRVETVEKSEHCILGDILILALGFDVEEFDFLSKAGISTEKRCLQIDAETGRTSHPKVYAGGDCSRGAHLAVTAAADGRRAAFDIMERLLGEAP encoded by the coding sequence ATGCAGAATTTTATCGATACCAACCGGCACGAGCCGCAGAAAAAATCGGTTGCGACGCGGGTGCGTGGTTTTGAGGAGATTTATCGTTTCTACAACAGGGCTCAGGCCGCTTCTCAGGCCGAGCGCTGCATCCAGTGCGGCGACCCATTCTGTGCGACGCTTGGCTGCCCGCTGGGCAACGCCATCCCCCAGTGGCTTGGGGCGATCGCAGACGAGGACCTGGAGACCGCCTTTCTGCTCTCCAACGAGACTTCCCCTTTTCCCGAGATCCTGGGGCGCATCTGCCCGCAGAGCCGGTTGTGCGAGGGAGCCTGCACCTTGGAGGACGGCTACGGCGCCATCACCATCGGCGCCATTGAAGCCTCCATCACCGATCTCGCCTTTGCCCATGGTCTTGAGATCCCTTTCCCCGGCATTCGCCATAAACAGCGGGTGGCGGTGATCGGATCGGGTCCGGCAGGTTTCTCATGCGCACACTTTCTTCTGCGCGCAGGGATCGGCGTCGATATGTTCGAGCGCAGCAGCATCCCCGGCGGATTGATGGCTATCGGCATTCCCAACTTCAAACTTGATAAGGAAATCGTCCAGAGGCGCTTTAAAATCCTGGCCCGTGCCGGGCTCACCCTGCACCTCAACCGGGAGGTCGGACGCGAGATTGCCTTCGAACAGCTGCTGGAGGATTATGATGCGGTCTTTCTAGGGGTGGGTGCCTGCGGAGGGCAGCTGCCGAAACTGGCGCACGAACGTCATGGCAGCGTGTTTCTGGCGATGGAATTTCTGTCTGAGGTCCAGACCCGTCTTTCCGGCGGCAAGATGCACCGCCGCTTCGATGTCCGTGGTCGCCGGGTGGTGGTCATCGGCGGCGGCGACACCGCCATGGACTGTGTACGCACCGCTCTTCGCGAAGGTGCTGAAACGGTGACCTGTGTCTACCGGCGCGACGAGGAGAACATGCCCGGCAGCCGCAAGGAATATCACAATGCGGTGGAGGAGGGAGCTGAATTTTTCTTCCTTCGCTCGCCGACCCGCATCGTGGTCAACGAGGATGCGCGACTGACCGGCATCGAGGTGATCCGCACTCGTTTGAGTCATGCGGACGAAAGCGGCCGCAGACGGGTGGAGACTGTTGAGAAGTCAGAGCACTGCATTCTGGGAGACATCCTGATCCTGGCTCTGGGATTCGATGTGGAGGAGTTCGATTTTCTCAGCAAAGCCGGCATCAGTACCGAGAAACGGTGCCTGCAGATCGATGCCGAAACCGGACGCACTTCTCACCCCAAAGTTTATGCAGGCGGTGATTGCAGCCGGGGCGCACATTTGGCAGTCACCGCAGCAGCGGACGGGCGCCGGGCCGCCTTCGATATCATGGAGCGGCTTTTGGGCGAAGCGCCCTGA